A genomic region of Cannabis sativa cultivar Pink pepper isolate KNU-18-1 chromosome 1, ASM2916894v1, whole genome shotgun sequence contains the following coding sequences:
- the LOC115706512 gene encoding beta-amylase 2, chloroplastic yields the protein MAISSAQIFRSSRPPNGFFRATTTSSSFSNAQTFLASFGVASRFRSSVAGSHRRWKCESGYGTYATNTQFRTMAVLKDEREERTEDDHPLIDDSVATFQSQVEDKPAEIRERDFAGTPYIPIYVMLPLGTIDMNSELVDPEGLVNQLKILKSINVDGVMIDCWWGIVEAHSPQVYNWSGYRKLFQIVRDLHLKLQVVMSFHECGGNVGDDVHIPLPGWVTEIGLSNPDIYFTDREGKRNTECLTWGIDKERVLKGRTAVEVYFDYMRSFRVEFDEFFEDGVISEIEVGLGPCGELRYPSYPAKHGWRYPGIGEFQCYDKYLMKSLTKAAEVRGHSNWARGPDNAGSYNSTPHKTGFFRDGGEYDSYYGRFFLNWYSRTLIDHGDRVLSLANLAFEGTCIAAKLSGIHWWYKTASHAAELTAGFYNPANRDGYAPIATMFKKHEAALNFTCVELRTLDQHEDFPEALADPEGLVWQVLNAAWDACIPVASENALNCHDRDGYNKILVNAKPLNDPDGRHLSAFTYLRLSPALMEAHNFAEFERFIKQMHGEAVSDLQVDLETMHADVMDEEVAPQD from the exons ATGGCGATTTCTTCAGCTCAGATTTTCCGTAGCTCGAGACCACCCAATGGTTTTTTCAGAGCTACTacgacttcttcttctttttcaaaTGCGCAAACCTTTCTGGCTTCTTTTGGGGTAGCTTCAAGGTTTCGAAGCTCTGTAGCTGGAAGTCATCGCCGATGGAAATGCGAGTCTGGGTACGGTACTTATGCTACCAATACCCAGTTTCGGACTATGGCGGTACTCAAAGATGAACGAGAAGAGAGAACCGAGGATGATCATCCCTTGATCGATGATTCTGTGGCCACCTTTCAAAGCCAG GTTGAAGATAAGCCTGCCGAAATTCGGGAGCGTGATTTTGCTGGAACTCCTTATATTCCTATATATGTGATGCTACCA CTGGGTACAATTGATATGAATTCTGAGTTGGTTGATCCAGAAGGTCTTGTTAATCAGCTTAAAATATTAAAGTCCATTAACGTGGATGGTGTTATGATCGACTGCTGGTGGGGGATTGTTGAGGCACATTCTCCACAGGTTTATAATTGGAGTGGGTACAGAAAACTCTTCCAGATTGTACGCGATCTTCATCTGAAATTACAG GTTGTTATGTCTTTTCATGAATGTGGAGGCAATGTGGGAGATGATGTACATATTCCACTCCCTGGTTGGGTTACGGAAATTGGCCTAAGCAATCCTGACATATATTTCACTGATAGAGAGGGAAAACGCAATACAGAATGTCTTACATGGGGCATTGATAAAGAACGAGTTTTGAAGGGCAGGACTGCAGTTGAG GTCTATTTTGACTACATGAGAAGCTTTAGGGTAGAATTTGATGAATTTTTTGAGGATGGTGTTATCTCTGAGATTGAAGTTGGACTAGGTCCATGTGGGGAGTTACGGTATCCTTCTTATCCTGCAAAACATGGTTGGAGATATCCTGGTATTGGTGAATTTCAG TGCTATGATAAGTACTTGATGAAAAGTCTGACCAAAGCAGCCGAAGTGAGGGGGCACTCAAATTGGGCGAGAGGACCAGATAATGCGGGTTCTTATAATTCCACACCACATAAGACTGGATTCTTCCGTGATGGAGGTGAATATGACAGCTACTATGGGAGATTTTTCCTTAACTGGTACTCTCGGACATTGATTGATCATGGTGATCGTGTACTTTCTCTAGCCAATTTAGCTTTTGAAGGAACTTGCATCGCTGCAAAG CTATCAGGTATACATTGGTGGTACAAGACCGCCAGTCATGCTGCTGAGTTGACTGCAGGGTTTTACAACCCTGCAAATCGTGATGGTTATGCACCAATTGCAACAATGTTTAAGAAACATGAGGCTGCTCTGAATTTCACATGTGTTGAACTCCGAACATTGGATCAGCATGAAGACTTTCCAGAGGCATTGGCAGACCCAGAAGGATTAGTTTGGCAG GTCTTGAACGCTGCCTGGGATGCTTGCATTCCAGTTGCTAGTGAAAATGCTCTTAATTGCCATGATAGAGATGGCTATAACAAGATATTGGTAAATGCCAAGCCTCTGAACGATCCAGATGGGAGGCATTTGTCTGCCTTTACCTACCTCAGGCTCAGTCCTGCTCTCATGGAGGCGCACAACTTTGCCGAGTTTGAACGATTTATTAAGCAAATGCATG GGGAAGCAGTTTCAGATCTTCAAGTTGATCTGGAAACGATGCATGCCGATGTAATGGATGAGGAAGTTGCACCACAAGACTGA
- the LOC115706513 gene encoding acetyltransferase At1g77540: MAGREIPAEVPKIVWNGTQRRFETEDKKAYLEYVERETEEYGGNGRDKGKGKVVMELLHTFVPSSKRGLGLASHLCVAAFTHAKSRSLTIIPTCTYISDTFLPRNPSWNSLVYSEDIKASSSM, from the coding sequence atggcaGGAAGAGAAATTCCGGCGGAGGTTCCAAAAATTGTGTGGAACGGGACCCAACGGAGGTTCGAGACGGAAGATAAGAAGGCGTATTTAGAGTATGTGGAGAGAGAGACAGAGGAGTATGGTGGCAACGGTAGAGATAAAGGTAAAGGCAAAGTAGTGATGGAATTGCTCCACACCTTTGTCCCTTCTTCCAAGAGAGGCTTAGGTCTGGCTTCTCACCTCTGTGTTGCTGCCTTTACTCACGCCAAATCCCGCTCCCTTACTATCATCCCCACTTGCACTTACATCTCCGACACTTTTCTTCCGAGGAATCCTTCTTGGAATTCTCTTGTGTATTCAGAAGATATTAAAGCAAGTAGTAGCATGTAA